A genomic window from Dehalobacter sp. 12DCB1 includes:
- a CDS encoding ABC transporter ATP-binding protein, with protein MSLLSVSNLKKIYITRFGGTQVQALTNVTFSVEQGEYVAIMGESGSGKTTLLNIIAALDKPTSGEVLLNGRNTVTIKESEISAFRRDNLGFVFQDFNLLDTFSLQDNIFLPLVLSGTSFEEMSLRLKPIAHKLHITDILNKFPYEVSGGQKQRAAVARALITNPQLILADEPTGALDSHATDDLLQLFNEVNNDGQTILLVTHSVKAASHAKRVLFIKDGEVFHQLYKASQTYDEMYQKISDTLTMIATGGERYA; from the coding sequence ATGTCTCTTTTAAGTGTCAGCAACCTGAAGAAAATATACATAACGCGCTTTGGCGGCACCCAGGTCCAGGCCCTTACCAATGTAACATTCTCGGTGGAACAAGGCGAGTATGTCGCGATTATGGGTGAGTCGGGTTCGGGCAAAACCACACTTTTGAATATCATTGCTGCGCTGGATAAACCGACGAGCGGCGAGGTTCTGCTGAATGGCAGAAACACTGTAACAATCAAGGAAAGTGAGATCTCGGCTTTCCGCCGGGACAACCTCGGTTTTGTGTTCCAGGACTTCAACCTGCTCGATACATTCTCCTTGCAGGATAATATTTTTCTTCCACTGGTGCTCTCGGGCACATCCTTTGAAGAAATGAGCCTCCGTCTAAAGCCGATCGCCCATAAACTGCACATCACCGACATCCTTAATAAGTTTCCATATGAGGTGTCGGGCGGCCAGAAACAACGCGCTGCTGTGGCCCGGGCGCTGATTACGAATCCCCAGCTGATCCTTGCCGATGAGCCGACCGGTGCACTTGATTCTCACGCCACCGACGATCTGCTCCAGCTTTTTAATGAGGTCAACAATGACGGCCAGACGATCCTGCTGGTCACGCACAGCGTCAAAGCAGCCAGCCATGCTAAGCGGGTGCTGTTTATCAAGGACGGTGAAGTATTTCATCAGCTCTACAAGGCCTCCCAGACCTATGACGAGATGTACCAGAAAATTTCGGACACGCTTACCATGATTGCCACGGGCGGTGAACGCTATGCGTAA
- a CDS encoding metal-dependent transcriptional regulator: MLSPSLEDYLEEIYRFSLSLDTVRVTDLSHRLQVALPSVTKALYKLRDYEYIKYEPYGEIKLTDKGKEYGFYLVTRNQLLQEFLALICSQCNFAAEAEAMEHYLSAATIDAIKTLVGFIKSHPSWKQEFDDFVQIHSKENLL; this comes from the coding sequence ATGCTTTCACCAAGCTTAGAAGACTATTTAGAGGAGATTTACCGATTTTCGCTGTCACTTGATACAGTTCGTGTTACGGACTTAAGTCATAGGCTTCAAGTGGCTTTACCATCTGTGACCAAAGCTCTCTACAAATTGCGGGACTATGAATACATTAAGTACGAACCGTATGGCGAGATCAAGCTTACGGATAAAGGAAAAGAGTACGGGTTTTATCTGGTAACCAGGAATCAATTGCTGCAGGAATTTCTTGCCCTGATATGTAGCCAGTGTAATTTTGCTGCTGAGGCCGAGGCGATGGAACACTACCTCTCAGCTGCAACCATTGATGCAATTAAAACGTTGGTAGGATTTATCAAGAGCCATCCGTCCTGGAAACAAGAGTTTGATGATTTTGTTCAGATTCATTCGAAGGAGAATTTACTGTAG
- a CDS encoding response regulator transcription factor, with protein MHKILIVEDDSIIAKSIKNHIETWGCEATCAADFKNVLSLFVHYDPQLVLLDISLPFYNGYHWCNEIRKISKVPIVFISSTSDNMNIVMAMNMGGDDFIAKPFDLDVLTAKVQALLRRTYDFSGQSHLLLHHGAILNMNDTTLTYNGEKIDLTKNDYKILQLLMENKGKTVSRDTIMLRLWETNSFVDENTLTVNMTRLRKKLEAAGLSDFITTKKGLGYLVP; from the coding sequence TTGCACAAAATCCTGATTGTCGAGGATGACAGCATCATTGCAAAGTCAATCAAAAACCATATTGAAACATGGGGCTGTGAAGCAACCTGCGCCGCAGATTTCAAGAACGTCCTGTCGCTGTTTGTCCATTATGATCCGCAGCTTGTACTGTTAGATATCTCTTTGCCGTTTTACAATGGCTACCATTGGTGCAATGAGATCAGAAAGATTTCCAAAGTCCCGATCGTCTTTATCTCATCCACCTCGGACAACATGAATATCGTGATGGCTATGAATATGGGCGGCGATGACTTTATTGCAAAGCCGTTTGACCTGGATGTCCTAACGGCCAAGGTACAGGCCCTGCTCCGCCGCACCTATGATTTCTCCGGACAAAGCCATCTTCTGCTGCATCACGGTGCCATCCTGAATATGAACGATACCACCCTGACGTATAACGGAGAAAAAATTGACTTAACCAAAAATGACTATAAGATTCTGCAACTGCTGATGGAGAACAAGGGAAAGACCGTCAGCCGTGACACGATTATGCTGCGGCTCTGGGAGACCAACAGCTTTGTCGACGAGAATACGCTGACCGTGAATATGACGCGTCTGCGCAAAAAACTCGAAGCGGCCGGTCTCTCCGACTTTATTACAACAAAAAAAGGGCTTGGCTATCTGGTGCCGTGA
- a CDS encoding FtsX-like permease family protein, whose protein sequence is MRKRTFYPKLAFLNIQKNGKFYLPYLLTCIITVAMFYIMRYIATNSSLNDMLGAGSLKEILFFGSIVVGIFAAIFLFYTNSFLMKRRKKELGLYNILGMEKRHIAWVLLFETFIVAAVSLVLGLSLGILLSKLIILILFKMLKFTILWGFSVSSASLLVSVSLFFGIFLATLLSNLMQIRLAKPIELLHGSQTGEREPKTKWILAILGILTLGTGYTIAIVTESPLSAISLFFIAVILVIIGTYCLFTAGSIVLLKFLRKNKHFFYQTKHFIAVSGMIYRMKQNAVGLSNICILSTMVLVMVSTTVSLYNGMENLLDNRFPTDISVGFKNPADGEIESRLRQLQDTVSEQGRTLSKLTDYTALSFAVGKAGDTFTTDTNNYVNSSDASELCFITTAEYEHLTGKKVALAVDEVLVYSNGRQIGESFSLFNQSFRVREHLDSIPITGQFNARLVDGYFMVVSDDSVLDQLYAQQKIAYGNRASSIRGDISFNLDGTDEEKLVCYDAIKAVLNKPLPSPFPDHISTMKCRQAAAGDSYALYGGFLFLGLFLGTLFLMATVLIIYYKQISEGYDDKERFEIMQKVGLSRSEVKRAISSQIVMVFFLPILMAGIHILAAFKMITKLLAVLNLTNIPLFISCTVGTILVFGLIYGVVYTLTARVYYRIVS, encoded by the coding sequence ATGCGTAAACGCACTTTTTATCCGAAGTTGGCTTTCCTCAACATTCAGAAAAACGGCAAGTTTTATCTTCCCTATCTGCTAACCTGCATTATTACCGTCGCCATGTTTTATATTATGCGTTATATCGCCACCAACAGCAGTCTTAACGATATGCTCGGGGCTGGATCACTGAAGGAAATCTTATTTTTTGGCAGTATCGTCGTCGGAATCTTTGCTGCAATCTTCCTGTTCTATACCAACAGCTTTCTGATGAAACGCCGTAAAAAGGAACTTGGACTGTATAATATTCTCGGCATGGAAAAGCGGCATATTGCCTGGGTCCTGTTATTTGAGACGTTTATCGTCGCTGCGGTCAGCCTTGTCCTCGGTCTGTCCCTCGGCATTTTGCTGAGCAAACTCATCATACTGATCTTGTTCAAGATGCTTAAATTTACCATACTGTGGGGATTTTCTGTAAGCAGTGCTTCCCTGCTGGTGTCTGTCTCACTGTTTTTCGGCATCTTTCTGGCCACCCTGCTTTCTAACCTGATGCAGATCAGACTGGCCAAACCGATCGAACTGCTTCATGGCAGCCAAACGGGTGAACGGGAACCCAAGACCAAGTGGATACTGGCGATCCTGGGAATTCTGACACTCGGGACAGGATATACGATCGCAATTGTGACAGAGTCTCCGCTGTCTGCGATTTCTCTGTTTTTCATCGCTGTGATTCTCGTGATCATCGGCACCTACTGCCTGTTTACGGCCGGTAGTATTGTACTTTTAAAGTTCCTGCGTAAAAACAAGCATTTTTTCTATCAGACCAAACATTTTATTGCCGTGTCCGGGATGATCTACCGCATGAAACAAAACGCCGTAGGGTTGTCCAATATTTGCATCCTCTCGACCATGGTGCTGGTTATGGTCTCCACGACCGTCTCTCTGTACAACGGTATGGAAAACCTGCTGGATAACCGCTTTCCGACTGATATCTCTGTCGGCTTCAAAAATCCTGCTGACGGAGAAATAGAAAGCAGACTCCGCCAGCTTCAGGACACTGTAAGTGAGCAAGGCCGCACGCTCAGCAAATTAACCGATTATACCGCACTGTCGTTTGCTGTGGGTAAAGCCGGGGATACTTTCACCACGGATACCAATAACTATGTCAACAGCTCCGACGCCTCGGAACTGTGCTTTATTACTACTGCTGAATATGAGCATCTGACCGGAAAAAAGGTCGCGCTGGCTGTCGATGAGGTGCTGGTCTACAGCAATGGCAGGCAAATCGGTGAATCTTTCAGCCTGTTTAATCAGAGTTTCCGAGTCAGAGAACATCTAGACAGCATCCCGATTACCGGTCAGTTCAACGCCAGGCTTGTCGACGGTTATTTTATGGTAGTCAGTGACGATAGCGTGCTGGACCAGCTTTATGCCCAGCAAAAAATTGCTTATGGCAATCGGGCAAGTTCGATCAGAGGGGATATCTCCTTTAATCTTGATGGCACCGACGAAGAAAAGCTAGTCTGCTATGATGCGATCAAAGCCGTGCTGAATAAACCGCTGCCCTCACCGTTTCCTGACCACATCAGCACGATGAAATGCAGGCAGGCAGCCGCCGGTGACTCATATGCGCTATATGGCGGGTTCCTTTTCCTGGGCCTATTCCTCGGCACGCTTTTCCTGATGGCGACGGTACTGATCATCTATTACAAACAGATTTCGGAAGGATATGACGATAAGGAACGTTTTGAAATCATGCAAAAAGTGGGCTTAAGCCGCAGTGAGGTCAAACGCGCGATCAGCAGCCAGATCGTAATGGTCTTTTTTCTGCCGATCCTGATGGCTGGGATCCACATCCTTGCCGCTTTTAAAATGATTACCAAGCTGCTCGCAGTGTTAAATCTTACAAATATCCCGCTGTTCATCAGCTGTACGGTCGGTACCATCTTGGTCTTCGGCTTGATTTATGGGGTCGTCTATACGTTGACGGCCCGGGTGTATTACAGGATCGTAAGTTAA
- a CDS encoding Nramp family divalent metal transporter: MSKEINLVQTSLTLPLPKNTWPEKIKGTLKYLGPAFIVSVAYIDPGNFATNISAGSNFNYNLVWVVLWSNLMAIFLQTLSAKLGIVTGVDLATQCGRVFSRPVNFSLWIIMLFAIIATYMAEFLGSTLGLYLLFGIPLVTAGLITICLTFVIVYLQRFGQHMVERIIISLVAVIGASYCLELFLAEPDWSAVALHTLVPSLGPESIMVAVGMLGATVMPHVIYLHSDLMKARRTSDDLAEAKKHFRMECFDIAFAMNIAFLVNAAMVIIAAAVFFNQGPVDSIEQAHKSLTPLLGNLSSGAFGLALLASGLSSSTVGAMAGECMLKGFIGLDIPVNIRRAITMIPAIILLWLGLNPMKMLIMSQVTLSFALPAAVIPLLLITKRRDIMGEMTNRKITNAAGAVIVSLIISLNVVLLYLTFSA, from the coding sequence ATGAGCAAAGAAATCAACCTTGTTCAAACTTCATTAACATTACCTTTGCCTAAAAATACCTGGCCGGAAAAGATCAAAGGCACGTTGAAGTACCTGGGTCCGGCCTTCATCGTGAGTGTCGCCTATATTGACCCCGGTAATTTCGCCACCAACATTAGCGCGGGTTCCAATTTCAATTACAATCTCGTTTGGGTTGTCTTATGGAGCAACCTGATGGCAATTTTCCTACAAACACTGTCGGCGAAGCTCGGCATTGTTACCGGTGTTGATCTTGCTACACAGTGCGGGCGTGTTTTCTCCAGACCGGTAAATTTTTCACTTTGGATTATCATGCTGTTTGCCATTATTGCAACATACATGGCAGAGTTCTTGGGCTCGACGCTTGGCCTGTACCTACTTTTCGGCATACCGCTCGTGACAGCAGGCCTGATAACCATATGTCTGACCTTCGTCATTGTTTATTTGCAACGTTTTGGCCAGCACATGGTTGAGAGAATTATCATCAGCCTGGTGGCCGTCATCGGGGCCTCGTATTGTCTCGAGCTGTTCCTGGCTGAACCGGATTGGTCCGCAGTCGCTTTGCACACTTTGGTTCCAAGCCTAGGTCCCGAAAGCATTATGGTGGCCGTCGGCATGTTGGGTGCAACCGTTATGCCGCACGTCATTTATCTCCATTCGGACTTGATGAAAGCAAGACGTACCTCCGATGATTTGGCCGAAGCAAAAAAGCATTTCCGAATGGAATGCTTTGATATTGCCTTTGCCATGAATATCGCGTTCCTGGTCAATGCTGCAATGGTTATTATCGCTGCAGCCGTTTTTTTTAACCAGGGACCGGTCGACTCCATCGAACAGGCACACAAGTCCCTGACACCTCTGCTTGGCAATTTATCCAGCGGCGCTTTTGGCCTGGCGCTGCTTGCTTCAGGCCTTTCTTCATCCACCGTTGGCGCTATGGCCGGGGAATGCATGCTGAAAGGGTTCATTGGTCTGGATATTCCGGTCAATATCCGGCGGGCAATTACTATGATTCCGGCCATCATTCTCCTGTGGCTTGGCCTTAACCCGATGAAGATGCTGATTATGAGCCAGGTTACCTTAAGCTTTGCGCTGCCGGCAGCAGTCATTCCGCTGCTTCTGATCACCAAACGCCGGGACATAATGGGTGAAATGACAAACCGCAAAATCACCAATGCTGCCGGTGCGGTAATCGTAAGTCTTATTATCTCACTGAACGTTGTTCTGTTATATTTGACTTTTTCCGCTTAA
- a CDS encoding sensor histidine kinase KdpD: protein MKSQGGGVVQDIRARAAKETGKLKIFFGYAPGVGKTYAMLDDAHSQLKSGVDVVLGYLEPHTSPETIQLLDGLPALPPKTVNHKNRYRKEFDLDAALQRKPELLLVDVLAHSNADGMRNKKRYQDIEELLNAGIDVYTTVNVQHIESLRDLMQDITKVNEQDTIPDYMFDSADKVELIDIEPDELMKRCGEKKCPLSLESLRLLRETAMRKVADRIVNENQNEQRLSVKTAGIKLLVCISSSPSAAKCIRWTARSAEAFHAPWTALYIEDMESRYFTEVEKKNVQENLDLAELLGAKIVTLNGHGLASIISEYAKLTGITNIVIGKSRNKKTLKTLFDPALEDKLIGLLPNIEIHIIPSSCPQRSYREPRRKRISQDLFLSWMDIWKTIGVLTGATLLSFGLRALEFGNQNIIMVYILSVFFISRLTMGYVYGMTASVLSVLVFNFFFISPLFTFYAVQTGYPVTFVIMLVVALITSTTTVRIQTQARLAAEREGRTELLYEINKRLLTTRGLQHIVTLTNEYIVKLFKCSAVFYTRDQYGPANLHRSSNHQDSSGILTQSSAEPDASFLLSERERKVAQWVFANQKQAGAGTDTHTEAGAYYMPIISQGDVLGVIGISCLKGRLNRNNRLLLKMIISQVAMALERQYLSDEQRQILIESEKEKMRSNLLRAISHDLRTPLTGILGASSAILENGDHLDKETHIQLVSNIKEDSQWLIRMVENLLSVTRIKEGTMNVAKTSEAAEEIVAEAISRTRHRYPNRKIVVQVPEDLLLVPMDGKLIEQVLINLLENAVKHSPDDTVTAVQVTKAGAQAVFEVSDNGPGIAEEDFPYLFESYVPCGKRSSDSARGMGIGLSICMSIIKAHNGKMEAANKEQGGAVFRFTLPLEEENIYE, encoded by the coding sequence ATGAAGAGTCAGGGTGGTGGCGTCGTGCAGGATATTCGCGCCAGGGCTGCAAAGGAAACCGGAAAACTAAAAATCTTCTTTGGCTATGCCCCGGGTGTAGGGAAAACCTATGCGATGCTTGATGATGCCCACAGCCAGCTGAAAAGCGGGGTAGATGTTGTTCTAGGTTATCTGGAGCCGCATACAAGTCCTGAAACCATTCAGCTGCTGGACGGACTGCCGGCATTGCCGCCGAAGACTGTTAACCATAAAAACCGTTACCGCAAAGAATTTGATCTGGACGCCGCTTTGCAAAGAAAACCCGAGCTCCTGCTGGTTGATGTGCTGGCCCATAGTAATGCGGACGGCATGCGGAACAAAAAACGCTACCAGGATATCGAAGAGCTGCTGAATGCCGGAATTGACGTCTACACCACAGTCAATGTGCAGCATATCGAAAGCCTGAGAGATCTAATGCAGGATATCACGAAGGTTAATGAGCAGGACACGATTCCGGACTATATGTTTGACAGCGCCGATAAAGTTGAGCTGATCGATATCGAGCCGGACGAACTGATGAAACGCTGCGGGGAAAAGAAGTGTCCCTTAAGTCTTGAAAGCCTGCGCCTCCTGCGTGAGACCGCTATGCGCAAGGTTGCGGATCGGATCGTCAACGAGAATCAAAATGAGCAGCGCTTATCCGTAAAAACAGCCGGAATTAAGCTATTAGTCTGTATCAGTTCTTCGCCGTCGGCCGCTAAATGCATCCGCTGGACGGCCAGATCCGCAGAGGCCTTCCATGCCCCGTGGACTGCTTTGTATATCGAAGATATGGAAAGCAGGTATTTTACGGAAGTAGAAAAGAAGAACGTCCAGGAGAATCTGGATCTGGCCGAGCTCTTAGGCGCCAAAATTGTGACACTGAACGGACATGGTCTGGCTTCCATCATTTCGGAATATGCCAAGCTTACGGGCATCACAAATATTGTCATTGGGAAAAGCAGAAATAAAAAGACCCTGAAAACATTATTTGATCCGGCACTTGAGGATAAGCTCATCGGGCTGCTGCCAAACATTGAAATTCATATCATCCCAAGCAGCTGCCCTCAAAGATCCTATCGCGAGCCGCGAAGGAAGCGGATCAGCCAAGACCTGTTCTTATCCTGGATGGATATCTGGAAAACGATAGGGGTTTTGACTGGGGCAACTCTGCTTTCCTTTGGCCTTCGGGCGCTGGAATTTGGCAATCAAAATATTATCATGGTCTATATCTTGTCTGTGTTTTTTATTTCCAGGCTCACCATGGGGTATGTGTACGGCATGACTGCCTCGGTCTTAAGTGTACTTGTTTTTAACTTCTTTTTTATTTCGCCGCTTTTCACGTTTTATGCCGTCCAGACAGGCTATCCGGTCACTTTTGTGATTATGCTGGTTGTGGCTTTGATCACAAGTACGACGACTGTCCGCATTCAGACCCAAGCACGGCTCGCTGCGGAAAGAGAAGGGCGTACTGAGCTATTGTATGAGATTAATAAAAGGCTTTTAACAACCAGAGGGCTTCAACATATTGTAACGCTGACGAATGAATACATTGTGAAGCTTTTTAAATGCTCAGCGGTATTTTACACCCGGGATCAGTATGGGCCGGCAAACCTGCATCGTTCATCCAATCATCAGGATTCATCAGGTATCCTGACGCAATCCTCCGCAGAGCCTGATGCTTCGTTTCTGCTGTCGGAGCGCGAAAGAAAGGTTGCGCAATGGGTATTTGCCAATCAAAAACAGGCCGGTGCAGGAACAGATACACATACAGAAGCAGGCGCTTATTATATGCCGATCATTTCCCAAGGCGATGTGCTTGGCGTGATTGGAATTTCATGTCTCAAAGGCAGATTAAACCGTAATAACCGTCTGCTGCTAAAAATGATTATTTCCCAAGTCGCCATGGCTTTGGAACGGCAGTACCTGTCTGATGAACAACGGCAAATATTAATCGAGTCAGAAAAAGAAAAAATGCGAAGCAATCTGCTGCGTGCAATTTCGCACGATCTGAGGACCCCGCTGACCGGCATTCTCGGGGCGAGCTCAGCAATCCTTGAAAATGGTGATCATCTGGATAAAGAGACCCATATCCAACTGGTCTCAAACATCAAAGAAGATTCGCAATGGCTGATACGTATGGTCGAAAACTTATTGTCCGTGACCCGGATCAAGGAAGGAACCATGAATGTCGCCAAAACATCTGAGGCTGCGGAGGAGATCGTGGCCGAAGCAATCAGCAGAACCCGTCATCGATACCCGAACCGTAAAATAGTAGTGCAGGTGCCTGAAGACCTTTTGCTGGTGCCGATGGATGGAAAGCTGATTGAGCAGGTTTTGATCAATTTGCTCGAAAATGCGGTCAAGCATTCGCCGGATGACACCGTGACCGCGGTGCAGGTGACAAAAGCCGGAGCTCAGGCTGTCTTTGAGGTTAGTGACAACGGACCAGGAATTGCCGAAGAGGATTTCCCGTATTTATTTGAAAGTTATGTGCCCTGTGGCAAACGCAGCTCGGATTCAGCCCGTGGAATGGGAATCGGTCTGTCCATATGCATGTCGATTATCAAGGCCCACAATGGGAAAATGGAGGCTGCCAACAAAGAACAGGGTGGCGCCGTATTCCGGTTCACACTGCCTCTGGAGGAAGAGAACATTTATGAATAA
- a CDS encoding MFS transporter: MSNNNKIREKKILGIEKNIFFVGLTSFLTDTTTKMIYSVMPLFLMSLGATKTELSLIEGIAESTASVLKALSGWWSDKIRKNKPFMVIGYAFTAVLSPMFSVVTSPLQILLIRFTERVGKGIRTAPRDSLIAASSEDGNKGKNFGFHKAMDNSGAIVGPLLAAGILLLFPNDYRLVFLIAAIPGLLGLINIICFVKEAKSEKMEPLGKITLKDFPKKYYAFLGIIFIFTMGNSTDALLLVKASDIGIKDSLIPMIYLVFYAVSALFSVPAGMLSDKIGRERLIIFGYLLYSILYFGFGRTNSGTVLVLLFALYGLYSAATDGVQKALVSDLVSKDKRGTGLGIYNSLVGITLLPASVIAGLLYDHVNYSVPFYYGSVMALIAALFMMIFYRKGLTHLGPDVKS; this comes from the coding sequence ATGAGCAATAACAATAAGATCCGGGAAAAGAAGATCTTGGGCATAGAGAAGAACATCTTTTTCGTAGGCCTGACAAGCTTTCTAACGGATACGACAACGAAAATGATTTATTCTGTGATGCCGTTATTTTTAATGTCCTTGGGAGCAACTAAAACGGAGCTCTCTTTGATTGAAGGGATTGCGGAGAGTACGGCATCCGTGCTTAAAGCGTTATCCGGCTGGTGGAGCGACAAGATCAGAAAGAATAAGCCATTTATGGTCATAGGGTATGCTTTCACGGCAGTTCTTTCACCCATGTTTTCAGTGGTAACCTCACCGCTGCAGATTCTGCTTATCAGATTTACCGAGCGGGTTGGCAAGGGTATCCGGACAGCGCCAAGAGACAGCCTGATTGCCGCGTCCTCTGAAGACGGCAACAAAGGTAAAAACTTTGGCTTTCACAAAGCGATGGATAACAGCGGGGCGATCGTTGGGCCGCTTCTAGCAGCAGGAATCCTGCTGCTGTTTCCAAATGATTACCGGCTGGTATTTCTTATAGCAGCCATCCCAGGCTTGCTGGGACTGATAAACATTATATGCTTCGTGAAGGAAGCAAAATCGGAAAAGATGGAGCCACTTGGAAAAATTACATTGAAGGACTTCCCGAAAAAGTACTATGCCTTTCTTGGAATCATCTTTATCTTTACGATGGGAAATTCAACCGATGCGCTTCTTTTGGTCAAAGCCAGTGATATTGGGATCAAAGACTCCTTGATTCCGATGATCTATCTGGTCTTTTACGCAGTGTCGGCACTCTTTTCCGTACCGGCAGGCATGCTGTCAGATAAAATCGGCAGAGAAAGACTGATTATTTTTGGCTATCTGCTGTATTCAATCCTATATTTCGGGTTTGGCAGAACAAACAGCGGAACCGTACTGGTATTGCTCTTTGCACTGTACGGACTCTACAGCGCAGCCACTGACGGCGTGCAGAAGGCCCTAGTGTCTGATTTGGTTTCCAAGGATAAACGGGGGACAGGGCTGGGCATCTACAACAGCCTTGTAGGTATTACACTTCTTCCGGCCAGTGTCATTGCAGGCTTGCTCTATGACCATGTTAATTACAGTGTGCCATTTTACTATGGCTCCGTGATGGCACTAATTGCGGCATTGTTCATGATGATCTTTTATCGGAAAGGTCTAACGCATCTTGGACCTGATGTTAAGTCCTAG
- a CDS encoding sensor histidine kinase: MCESNMNRTKPNILLNYLQRHVGTVALFGLFAVVFATVFSLYALPVEAVAYAALLCVFAGLIFTAVGFFRYLRRHRTLHDILSRVTLSVDGLPAPRDLLEQDYQVLLQAVHTDRMLQISQADSIKSGLTDYYTLWAHQIKTPIAAMQLLLQSEDPPQKAELSMELFKIEQYVEMVLYYLRLDSGSSDFVLKKYDLDEIIRQAARRYAKLFILKKIPLDFMESDLTVLTDEKWLVFVLEQLLSNSLKYTKEGKISIYTEDRTLLIADTGIGIQPEDLPRVFEKGFTGYNGREDKKSTGIGLYLCRRILTKLGHGIEIESKVGKGTCIKIKLDSIDFLAE; encoded by the coding sequence ATGTGTGAATCAAATATGAATCGCACGAAACCAAATATTTTGTTAAATTACCTGCAACGCCACGTCGGGACCGTTGCTCTTTTTGGCCTGTTTGCAGTCGTATTTGCCACTGTTTTTTCTCTTTATGCTTTGCCTGTAGAGGCTGTTGCCTATGCTGCCCTGCTCTGTGTCTTTGCTGGGCTGATTTTTACTGCAGTTGGCTTCTTCCGGTACTTACGACGTCATAGAACCCTGCATGATATACTGAGCCGCGTCACCCTGAGCGTAGACGGCCTGCCTGCCCCGCGCGATTTGCTTGAGCAGGATTACCAGGTTCTTCTCCAAGCGGTCCACACCGACCGCATGCTGCAGATTTCCCAGGCCGACAGCATCAAGAGCGGCCTGACCGACTATTATACACTGTGGGCGCACCAGATCAAGACGCCGATTGCCGCGATGCAGCTGCTGCTCCAGTCCGAAGACCCTCCCCAAAAAGCGGAGCTCTCCATGGAGCTGTTCAAGATTGAGCAGTATGTTGAGATGGTCCTGTACTATCTACGGCTGGATAGCGGCTCCTCTGACTTTGTGCTGAAAAAATATGACTTAGATGAAATTATCCGCCAGGCGGCGCGCCGGTATGCAAAGCTGTTCATCCTGAAGAAAATACCGCTTGATTTTATGGAGAGCGATCTGACTGTGCTGACAGATGAAAAGTGGCTCGTATTTGTGCTTGAACAATTGCTTTCCAACAGCCTGAAATATACAAAGGAAGGGAAAATCTCCATTTATACCGAGGATCGGACGCTGCTTATCGCGGACACAGGCATCGGCATCCAGCCAGAGGATCTGCCGCGGGTGTTTGAAAAGGGCTTTACCGGCTACAACGGCAGGGAAGACAAAAAATCTACCGGTATCGGTCTGTATCTCTGCCGACGCATTCTGACCAAGCTTGGGCATGGAATTGAGATTGAATCCAAGGTGGGCAAAGGGACTTGCATCAAAATCAAACTGGATAGTATTGATTTTTTAGCTGAGTAG